A single region of the Caballeronia insecticola genome encodes:
- a CDS encoding NAD(P)/FAD-dependent oxidoreductase — MTQTVLIIGAGQAGARAAEALRNAAFDGRIVLVGDERHAPYERPPLSKDVLTAHDDADCFKGWVHAADLYREARIEWLNDRLLQLDTQRHVAMLERTGELRYDHCLFTTGGRVRRLPSVPDGPHTFHLRTLDDAMRLRARLATARSVAVIGGGFLGLEFAASARTRGLDVSVFETASSLLSRALPPLLADRLRVKHEHHGVRFVFGAHELQVKEHATGVQVGAEHFDLCVIAIGQHPNDDIAKAAGIVTSNGIVVDRHCRTSAADVYAAGDCANFPYGANDQATRLESWQNAQEQAIVAARNIAGEAVRYAPTPWFWTDQYDWNIQMLGMPGVPVDGWIERAGADGKTVLMGLRDSVIVQAFAINQGGELRAIRRLVEEATPVDAGLLADPNVKLRQLERLTRSTQSGDQGVLV; from the coding sequence ATGACGCAGACCGTTTTGATCATCGGTGCGGGACAAGCGGGAGCGCGCGCGGCCGAGGCGTTGCGCAATGCCGCATTCGATGGACGTATCGTGCTCGTCGGCGATGAACGTCATGCGCCGTATGAAAGGCCGCCGCTGTCGAAAGACGTGCTCACCGCACACGACGATGCCGATTGCTTCAAAGGCTGGGTGCATGCGGCCGATCTGTATCGCGAGGCGCGCATCGAATGGCTCAACGATCGCTTGCTGCAACTCGATACGCAGCGACATGTGGCCATGCTCGAACGAACCGGCGAGCTGCGTTACGACCATTGCCTTTTCACGACCGGCGGACGCGTGCGCCGCTTGCCCAGTGTGCCCGATGGCCCGCACACGTTTCATCTGCGCACGCTCGACGACGCCATGCGACTGCGCGCGCGCCTCGCAACAGCACGCTCGGTTGCGGTGATAGGAGGCGGCTTTCTCGGTCTGGAATTCGCGGCCAGCGCGCGCACGCGTGGTCTCGACGTGAGCGTCTTCGAAACGGCGTCGAGCTTGTTGAGCCGCGCGTTGCCGCCGTTGCTTGCGGATCGTCTGCGCGTCAAACACGAACATCACGGCGTGCGCTTCGTGTTCGGTGCGCACGAACTGCAAGTCAAGGAACATGCGACAGGCGTGCAAGTCGGCGCGGAGCACTTTGATTTGTGCGTGATCGCAATCGGCCAGCATCCGAACGATGACATCGCGAAGGCGGCGGGCATCGTGACGAGCAACGGTATCGTCGTGGACCGGCATTGCCGCACGTCCGCAGCGGACGTCTACGCTGCCGGCGATTGCGCGAACTTTCCGTACGGCGCGAACGATCAGGCGACGCGTCTCGAATCATGGCAAAACGCGCAGGAGCAGGCGATCGTCGCGGCGCGCAATATCGCAGGCGAAGCGGTGCGGTATGCGCCCACACCGTGGTTCTGGACCGATCAATATGACTGGAATATCCAGATGCTCGGCATGCCCGGCGTACCCGTCGATGGATGGATCGAACGCGCGGGCGCCGACGGCAAGACTGTGCTCATGGGACTGCGCGATAGCGTCATCGTTCAGGCCTTCGCGATCAATCAGGGCGGCGAGCTGCGTGCGATCAGACGGCTCGTCGAAGAAGCGACGCCGGTCGATGCCGGCCTGCTCGCCGACCCCAACGTCAAGTTGCGCCAGCTCGAACGGCTGACTCGCTCAACACAATCGGGAGATCAAGGTGTACTCGTCTGA
- a CDS encoding aromatic ring-hydroxylating dioxygenase subunit alpha, giving the protein MYSSETIIGAHTPQAKNPPIEGLAWPDEGLQCIPDWVYTSEAVYAREVERIFHGRTWNFVALEAEVPNPGDYKRSYVGPTPVVVSRAEDGSINVFENRCAHRGAEFCRHSRGNNKEFVCPYHQWSYDLKGNLQGVPFRRGVNKLGGMPKEFRTDAHGLKKLAVATRNGVVFASFTHDMEPLEDYLTPEILTDFDAVFNGKPLRVLGFYKNELPCNWKMYHENLKDPYHATLLHSFLVVFGLLVAGNRSAMVADSKYGIHGTMASAKSDSLYATIDEDKKKEMRSFHDGMTLRDERFLEFIKEFDSEWSVTMQTIWPNLIVQREMNTLGVRHIVPNGPNSMIMLWTMFGYEDDSDEMVRHRLRQGNLMGPSGFLGLEDNEAMKFVQEGVRRSASDRSIIKLDGDKIGTADNLISEAAIRAMYKHYREVMEF; this is encoded by the coding sequence GTGTACTCGTCTGAAACGATCATCGGCGCTCATACGCCGCAAGCAAAAAATCCGCCGATAGAAGGGCTCGCGTGGCCGGACGAAGGGCTGCAATGCATCCCGGACTGGGTGTACACGAGCGAGGCAGTCTATGCACGCGAAGTCGAACGGATCTTTCATGGCCGCACCTGGAACTTCGTCGCGCTCGAAGCCGAAGTGCCGAATCCCGGCGATTACAAGCGTTCGTATGTCGGGCCGACGCCGGTCGTCGTATCGCGCGCGGAAGATGGTTCGATCAACGTGTTCGAGAACCGATGCGCGCATCGCGGCGCGGAGTTTTGTCGTCATAGCCGCGGCAATAACAAGGAATTCGTGTGCCCTTATCACCAATGGTCGTATGACCTGAAGGGCAATCTTCAGGGCGTGCCGTTCCGGCGCGGCGTGAACAAGCTGGGCGGCATGCCGAAGGAGTTTCGCACCGACGCGCACGGACTGAAGAAGCTCGCGGTCGCGACGCGCAACGGCGTGGTGTTCGCGTCTTTCACGCACGACATGGAGCCGCTCGAAGACTATCTCACGCCCGAGATCCTGACGGACTTCGATGCCGTGTTCAACGGCAAGCCCTTGCGCGTGCTCGGCTTCTACAAGAACGAGTTGCCGTGCAACTGGAAGATGTATCACGAGAACCTGAAGGACCCGTATCACGCGACGCTGCTGCACTCGTTTCTCGTCGTGTTCGGTTTGCTCGTTGCGGGCAATCGCTCGGCGATGGTCGCAGACAGCAAGTACGGCATCCACGGCACGATGGCATCGGCGAAAAGCGATTCGCTCTATGCGACCATCGACGAAGACAAGAAGAAGGAGATGCGCTCGTTTCACGATGGCATGACGCTGCGCGACGAGCGCTTCCTCGAGTTCATCAAGGAGTTCGATTCCGAATGGTCCGTCACGATGCAGACCATCTGGCCGAACCTGATCGTGCAGCGCGAGATGAATACGCTCGGCGTGCGTCATATCGTGCCGAACGGCCCGAACAGCATGATCATGTTGTGGACCATGTTCGGCTATGAGGACGACAGCGACGAGATGGTGCGGCACCGCTTGCGCCAGGGCAATCTGATGGGACCGTCCGGTTTTCTGGGTCTCGAAGACAACGAAGCGATGAAGTTCGTTCAGGAAGGCGTGCGCCGCTCGGCGAGCGACCGCAGCATCATCAAGCTCGACGGCGACAAGATCGGCACGGCGGACAACCTGATCTCCGAGGCTGCCATTCGCGCCATGTACAAACATTATCGTGAAGTCATGGAGTTCTAG
- a CDS encoding aromatic-ring-hydroxylating dioxygenase subunit beta, translating into MLPGFEKQPIAHDQALIARAAVEDFHAEYCAALDSGDIERWPEFFTENCLYRVTEYENAANGFPVGLVYAEGRNMLRDRAVAIARTQMFAPRQMLHFVSNVRILNANDEEIVAQSNYMLLQTLVEGATTLHQAGRLFDRFARNGNVLLLKERQAVYDTAMIANDLAYPV; encoded by the coding sequence ATGTTGCCAGGATTCGAGAAGCAGCCCATCGCGCACGACCAGGCGCTGATCGCGCGCGCCGCGGTGGAGGATTTTCATGCCGAGTATTGCGCGGCGCTGGATAGCGGCGACATCGAGCGCTGGCCGGAGTTCTTTACCGAGAACTGCCTCTATCGCGTGACCGAGTACGAAAACGCGGCCAACGGCTTTCCCGTGGGGCTCGTGTATGCGGAAGGGCGCAACATGCTGCGCGACCGTGCAGTGGCAATCGCGCGCACGCAGATGTTCGCGCCGCGCCAGATGCTGCATTTCGTCTCGAACGTGCGCATCCTGAACGCGAATGACGAGGAGATCGTCGCGCAGAGCAATTACATGCTGCTGCAGACGCTCGTCGAAGGCGCGACCACGTTGCATCAGGCGGGCAGGCTTTTTGATCGCTTCGCGCGCAATGGTAACGTTCTTCTGCTAAAGGAAAGACAGGCGGTCTACGATACGGCGATGATCGCCAACGATCTCGCTTACCCCGTTTGA
- a CDS encoding xanthine dehydrogenase family protein molybdopterin-binding subunit has product MSHTEGTEHTERTEHAEAPVESGGVGARVRRREDERHLHGKGRFVADYTFPDLQEVAFLRSPVAHARIVRIGKPERFAAQVILRDDMQGASDIVADSSLPSYKASSHPPLASGKVRFVGEPVAMCFAKTRAQAEDIAEEIELDLDELPAFANAFTARERTDVRVHDHWTDNLFLDLKADVNFDERAKDAPVVVRQKVDLARQCMVPMEGKAVLAYWDHTHGQLVVITSTQVPHMIRTVLSQCLGIDHAQVRVISPDVGGAFGYKCVLQQEELCIAWLALTYKRPFRFIEDRREHLIAGANSRQHHYELTAYADKNGRLLALDAELLIDGGAYSAWPFTIGLETGQALGNLPGPYDFSGYRCRTQCAATNKPGFLPYRGVARTGVCFAIELTMDAIARAVGREAWEVRHDNLVRGADMPYTNVVKKHYDSGDFQESLRRAVAQLDVPKWRARQKAGEKDGRLVGIGFATFTEQSAHGTAVFASWGLPVVPGYDLATVRITADGGLEVRAGIHSHGQGMETTLAQIANEVLDVPLQKIKVVHGDTALTPYSTGTYASRSIVMAGGAVAATCRELVPRLLLIGAHLLGEEQEAVRFEHGAVVGAKGSVSIEDIATAWYLRPERLPAGVSLAGLEATQGFKPKVDTGAFSYATHAAAVAVDTKTGDVEILDYVIVEDCGRMINPMVVEGQTIGGTAQGIGTAFYEETLYDDNAQPLTSTLADYMLPGPTELPSLTIIHMETPSPYTEFGAKGVGEGGAIAPPAALFNAVNDALTPLGALVSETPLTPRRLLAAIGAAKARQAASKRELSPEVAE; this is encoded by the coding sequence ATGAGTCATACGGAAGGTACGGAACACACGGAACGCACGGAACATGCGGAAGCGCCGGTCGAGAGCGGGGGTGTCGGCGCGCGCGTGAGACGTCGCGAAGACGAACGGCATCTGCATGGGAAAGGCCGCTTCGTCGCCGACTATACGTTTCCGGATTTGCAGGAAGTCGCGTTTCTGCGCAGTCCCGTTGCTCATGCGCGTATCGTGCGCATCGGCAAGCCGGAGCGTTTTGCGGCGCAAGTGATTTTGCGCGATGACATGCAGGGCGCGAGCGATATCGTCGCGGATTCGAGTCTGCCGTCGTACAAGGCGTCTTCGCATCCGCCGCTTGCATCGGGCAAGGTGCGTTTCGTCGGCGAACCGGTCGCAATGTGCTTCGCCAAGACACGCGCGCAGGCCGAAGACATCGCCGAGGAAATCGAACTCGATCTCGACGAACTGCCCGCATTCGCGAATGCCTTTACAGCGCGAGAACGCACGGATGTGCGCGTGCACGATCACTGGACCGACAATCTTTTTCTCGACCTCAAGGCCGATGTGAATTTCGACGAGCGTGCGAAGGATGCGCCCGTCGTCGTGCGGCAGAAGGTGGATCTCGCGCGTCAGTGCATGGTGCCGATGGAAGGCAAGGCCGTGCTCGCGTATTGGGACCACACGCATGGGCAACTTGTCGTCATTACGTCGACGCAAGTGCCGCACATGATTCGCACGGTGCTGTCGCAGTGTCTGGGTATCGATCATGCGCAAGTGCGCGTCATCTCGCCCGATGTCGGCGGCGCGTTCGGATATAAGTGCGTGCTGCAGCAGGAGGAGCTATGCATTGCGTGGCTCGCGCTGACCTATAAGCGGCCGTTCCGTTTTATCGAAGACAGGCGCGAGCATCTGATCGCCGGTGCGAACTCGCGCCAGCATCATTACGAACTCACCGCGTATGCCGACAAGAACGGCCGCCTGCTCGCGCTCGATGCGGAACTGCTGATCGACGGTGGCGCGTATTCGGCATGGCCCTTCACGATAGGCCTCGAAACGGGTCAGGCGCTCGGCAATCTTCCAGGTCCGTATGATTTCTCGGGCTATCGATGCCGCACGCAATGCGCGGCGACCAACAAGCCGGGCTTTCTGCCGTATCGCGGCGTGGCGCGCACGGGCGTGTGCTTCGCGATCGAACTGACGATGGATGCGATCGCGCGCGCAGTCGGCCGCGAAGCGTGGGAAGTCCGTCACGACAATCTCGTGCGCGGCGCGGACATGCCTTATACCAACGTCGTGAAGAAGCATTACGACAGCGGCGACTTTCAGGAAAGCCTGCGGCGCGCAGTGGCGCAACTCGATGTGCCGAAGTGGCGCGCGCGGCAGAAGGCGGGCGAGAAGGACGGGCGTCTTGTCGGCATCGGCTTCGCTACGTTCACCGAGCAATCCGCGCATGGCACGGCCGTGTTCGCATCATGGGGACTGCCGGTCGTGCCGGGCTACGATCTCGCGACCGTGCGCATCACCGCCGATGGCGGGCTCGAAGTGCGCGCGGGCATTCATTCGCACGGACAAGGCATGGAGACGACGCTCGCGCAGATCGCGAACGAAGTGCTCGACGTGCCGCTGCAAAAGATCAAGGTCGTGCATGGCGATACCGCGCTCACGCCGTATTCCACGGGCACGTATGCGTCGCGCAGCATCGTGATGGCGGGCGGTGCGGTGGCCGCGACGTGCCGCGAGCTCGTGCCGCGTCTGCTCCTTATCGGTGCGCATCTGTTGGGTGAAGAACAGGAAGCGGTGCGTTTCGAACATGGCGCCGTAGTCGGTGCGAAGGGCAGCGTGAGCATTGAGGACATCGCGACGGCTTGGTATCTGCGGCCCGAACGTTTGCCTGCGGGCGTCAGTCTCGCGGGTCTGGAAGCGACGCAAGGCTTCAAGCCGAAGGTCGATACCGGCGCGTTCAGCTACGCGACGCACGCTGCGGCAGTAGCCGTCGATACGAAGACCGGCGATGTCGAGATTCTCGATTACGTGATCGTCGAGGATTGCGGCCGCATGATCAACCCGATGGTCGTCGAGGGGCAAACCATCGGCGGTACGGCGCAAGGCATTGGCACGGCGTTCTATGAAGAAACGCTTTACGACGACAACGCGCAGCCGCTCACATCGACACTTGCCGATTACATGTTGCCCGGCCCGACGGAGTTGCCGTCGCTGACGATCATTCATATGGAAACGCCTTCGCCCTATACGGAGTTCGGTGCCAAGGGCGTGGGTGAAGGCGGCGCGATCGCACCGCCGGCCGCGCTCTTCAATGCGGTGAACGATGCGCTCACGCCGCTCGGTGCGCTCGTGTCGGAAACGCCGCTGACGCCGCGTCGTTTGCTCGCGGCCATCGGAGCGGCCAAGGCCAGGCAAGCTGCGAGCAAGCGGGAGCTGAGTCCGGAGGTGGCGGAATGA